ATGGCAGACATTTTGTATTTGTGTATTTAATTCTTAGCACTTTCCCATGGAAAAGTTTGAAGTTACCTGTGAATATTCTGAACAAGCACTAAATAATTACAGATGTGTGAGTTCATTTCAAAATTTTAATTCAATCATCTAGAAGCATTTAGAATCACAAAATTGTATTTAATTATAATATTTTCCCCTCTTCTGCCTTGGGGACTCCTGTGGAGTTGATCACCAATTTCATAATCCATTTTACCTTTTAATTAGTGCTGTATCTATCTCCTTGTTCAAACCTCAATTTTAAGAGTAAATATTTTGACTTTCTTCTCTCAGAATTACATGTCCTGTCGTTTCGATTAAGATGCTTACCTCTGACCTGTTCTTAATTACCAAAATcagttttgtgtgttttttttcactGTAGCTTTTTCCCAACAGCTTGTTATCAGTATGTTACCACCGTGATTTGTTTTCACAATCTTTGAAAAGCCAAAATCCCTAAACCTGAGGTCTGGGCTCTCTGTTCACCATTTTCTCCTTTCTTTGTTCCAAGAGAGATCTAATGTGAACTGGTTTTCTACTCTTTGGCCAGAATCTTGATGATTCTCAGGGTTTACCATAATTAGCTAGAACTGAGATATACAAGTTATTTATTcagaatggtaaaaaaaaaacagttatCTATGTACTCAGATTTCAATGTACTCTTGTCTCCTAAAATGGTTCAGCATTTGATCAGAAATTACATTTCTTCTGAAATTTATGTTGGCTATTTTCTACTATTGTAGAGACATTTAAGTCTTATGAAAGTAGATGTAAATAATTAATGTCATATTGAAGCACCTCTTTGCTTTATTGCCCTTTTTGCATCTAAGCACCAAATTGGACAAGTTCCCATCTACTAGTACACTTGGGTGTCTATCATAATGGATCCCAGTATCTCTCAATCTTTTTAATATTCATCTAAATATATAACACCTGATTTGTTTTGGTCTCTTTGAGCTTCGATCACAATGAATTTTCATACTGTTGCTAATTTTTTTTGTTATGGAATATTTTCCATTTCGTACCCTACATTAAATTTGCAATATATTTTGGTATGCTTCACTTCTAACCACCATCTTCAATGGCCATCTTTTTACTCTTGCTTAGCTTTTATTCAGCTGTTTTCTTTCTTCACTGCTCCTACCAGCTTTTCAGTGCCTCAACATCTCAGCGGTAAAGCATTGAAatactgtatgccagtgataataaacctgattctgattcattgtaTTGATTCCAATGTAATCGTTTTGGTGAACTTCTCCATTATAAGAAAACTTCTGTTTCCTCTATAGCGTCTGTTAACTATTTGTTTAGTGTGAAGTTGTTTGTTTGTTCTTTCTCCTCCATGCTAATCATTATACCTTTAGAAAGTTTCAGTTTGTTCCTTGTTATACGTGTCTTTTATCAAAGCATTGAACACTCTCAGACTATCCAACATAAAAGATTTTGCTCTTTCCCTTCAGTAGTTTTCCAGCTAGCATTCAAAGATCTGTGTAACAGGGTGGGAGAAGGAAATAATCGATTTAACAGTAACAAACATTAAACTAAAACCTTATAAAACAGTACCATGACAACGTTTAGAGCAGCAATTCACAAAAACCATGGAGAACAAGGTTTCAATCTTAAGCCATGGTTCTTTTAGAGCAGCAGACATTTCCCTAAAGAAATGGGAAATGCCCAAGTCACTCTACTGTTCCATAGACTTACTACACACTGCAATAAAAAACCTTAACCTTCTACAGAATAGTTTTATTTGTACAACTGCTGACGTCACTACGTGAAGTTGGTGACTTGTCAATTCAGTCAGTCGATTCAGATGTGTCAGTTCTCAAGGTCTTGATTTAAAATTAAACATGTTAGATTAATAATTATGTATTGAATTGCAAGTAATCATTTcagaaatgaaacagtgttaagtggacccttcatcaggactggtgaagggtcttggccagaaacgtcgactgtttactcttttccatagatgctgcctggcctattgaattcctccagcaatttgcgtTGCGGAAGTAAATCTAGGTTTTTTTTTCTACCACTTTGTATCATTAAAGCACAACCTTAAAATAACAAAGGTGTGTGGGGACAAGTTTCACAACTGCAGGACAAGTGATATTGACACCTACTTTTGTGTTTCAAAACAGACAAAATGAACAAAGtccacctccctcctcctcctctcattCACTGTATCCCACATCTAAAATTTGTAGAATAGGTTCCCAGCAGTGGATTTCTTATTCTTTTCCAGACCCTGTTGTTTTCTCCTCAGTACTGCGTTTATCAGAGGGATTtcatgggggggcgggggggagtctGGGAATATCACTGCCCTGCTGTGACTATGGAACTAAAAAGAATAACATGAAGGACATGGCATGTCCCTCAAAGTATCTGGAACTGCAATGTAGTCAGTGCTATTCTGACGTACATTAAAAATATTGCATATAATGTAGAGATCTTGGAAAGTGATTAATGGCAacttttttccattttttttgtaCAGAAACCTAATGATGCATTAATTTGAAAAGGTATGGAAAGTTGACTTTTTTGAAATTCTATTACAAATTGAAGGTTGAAAATGTACACTTTCAAATGTAAGAGGAACTACTAAACTAGTTTTGAGTGATTGTGATAATGCTTTATTTCGGGTAaccggcccttccagcccaacgagcccacactgcccagttacctccatgtgaccaattaatttcctagcatctttgcaatgtgggagggaacgaGCATCAAGAGAAAACCTATGCAGTCAAGCGAAGCATGTATAGACGCCTTACAAACAGCAGTGAATTGAACCCagcttgctggcactgtaatagctttGTGCTTCCATGCCAGCTGCTTCCCCTTTTTTTTAAGGGATATACACAGTATCAGCCCTTTCTGGCCTAATCAGTTTGCACCACCTAATTACACACGTGTAGAAGGAAACAGTGGTGAAACCTTCACAGACAACAGTGGAATTTGAACCcaagttgctggcactgtaatagtgttatgctaaacACTATGCTACCAGTTAGCTGCCGGTAGGATAACACTCATGATGATTGCAAACTCAAAACTTGGGTTCACAAAGTTATGTATATAAATTCATCAAACAGTGTTTTTATGCAATTGTAATCTGGAAGTTGCCACTTTGGGTAAAGATTTTGTCTTTCTTAACTGTGATATTTGTATTTTGGGGAAAGAGGCTGAGTGAAAAATAAGTGGTATTGGCAATGCCAGGTGTTTGGAATGATAGGCACTCTTTCTGATACAAGCATTGTGGGGTAAAGCCAGTTAAATGGAAGGATTGTAATTTTTACTGACCCTCATCCTTCTAGTGGCTCACACTATCACCCCTTAACCCTCACCTGATCCCCTCCCTGCCCCTTATCCCTTTTCCTTGCTTCTCTTCCATTCTTTTTGCTTCATCTTGACTCCTTTGGGGAAAAAACCTGATAAATCAAGAGCATGAAACCGAATTGCATTATAATGGAAATTTGTAAATGGAGTTTTGTAAATTGAGGGAAACCCATAGATCTGCTGAAACTATAGTGTTCTTCACTCAGCTATAACCTGTATTTTAACCTATACTTTAACACTAATTGAACACGTGTAATACAAACATCCTTGAGCATGAGCAGTCAAACTGCCCACAGCTTATccaattaaaattaatttttagCAGTTTTGATTTTTGGTGATCtttattattcatttccatgaattAGTATTTTAAAATGTCCCTCAAAAACACAGAAATGTTTATATCAGTTCATAGAATTGGTAGTGTACTTCACTGTTCTTTGCTTCTTGCCCCTGTAGCAGTGTCATACTGACTGCATAGTTTTCCTGTCCATTTTTAATCTCACTGCATAGATGATTATCACATTTGATATTTACCATGCACCCTCCAAATAAGTGCTTTACCTCTGTTCAACCACCTTACCTCTGGACCCTCTTTTCCTACTTTTGCTCCTGACTTCACTGTAGGCTTCTGATGGATTTTGGTCATTTTTTGATTATCCTTAGTCTTTGTGCATGGTATATTGTCATGAAATAGATAATGAATACatgttttttaatttttttttttacagattatTTTGATTTCATCAATAAGACATTTGAAGTTGCCATGGCTGGAAAATCAACACTATTGAAGGTTATTCTACTTGGAGATGGCGGAGTGGGGAAAAGTTCACTCATGAATAGATACGTTACTAATAAGTTTGACATACACCTCTTCCATACAATAGGGGTTGAGTTTCTAAACAAAGATTTGGAAGTAGATGGACATTATGTGACAATGCAGATATGGGACACTGCTGGCCAAGAGAGGTTTAGGAGCCTTCGGACACCATTCTATCGAGGCTCTGATTGTTGCCTCCTTACTTTTAGTGTGGATGATTACCAAAGCTTCCAAAATTTGAGCAATTGGAAAAAGGAATTTATCTATTATGCAGATGTGAAGGATCCAGAGAGTTTTCCATTTGTGGTTCTAGGTAATAAAATTGATGTCAGTGAGCGGCAAGTTTCAGCAGAAGAGGCACAGGCTTGGTGCAAAGACAACGGCAATCATCCTTACTTTGAAACAAGTGCAAAAGATGCCACCAATGTTGCAGTGGCATTTGAAGAGGCTGTTCGGCGAGTTCTTGCTACGGAGGATAGAGCTGACAGTTTCATGCAAACAGACACGGTGAATTTAAACAGAGGAAAGAAGCAAAGCTCTTCCTGCTGCTGACTGTGATGGGCTGGATGCAATGAGCTTTCCACTATGTGCCATTGATTTACTGATGTTGATTGGGATAGTGCAAATCTACTGGGACTGTTTTGAGGAAACTGGTGTCCGTCAGCTGAATGAAACTATGTTCCAGTGATTGGGAAAAGATATGGATATATGTGCACATATACAATGCCAATGTTGTGGGTTATCCCCTGATAACTGACATATTCATAGATCAGATGATGGCATTTGACAAAACGGTTTTAAGTTTAAGATTGACCAAATAATGTTAAGTTCCACATAcattaaaaagaataagaatttGCTATTGGTATAGTAGTTCTAACTAAAATGAAAAATATGGAAGCAAACCATACTGTAGATTGAGATGTTGGTTGTAAACTcagaattaatttttttttccatttctctaA
This genomic stretch from Mobula birostris isolate sMobBir1 chromosome 6, sMobBir1.hap1, whole genome shotgun sequence harbors:
- the rab9a gene encoding ras-related protein Rab-9A — encoded protein: MAGKSTLLKVILLGDGGVGKSSLMNRYVTNKFDIHLFHTIGVEFLNKDLEVDGHYVTMQIWDTAGQERFRSLRTPFYRGSDCCLLTFSVDDYQSFQNLSNWKKEFIYYADVKDPESFPFVVLGNKIDVSERQVSAEEAQAWCKDNGNHPYFETSAKDATNVAVAFEEAVRRVLATEDRADSFMQTDTVNLNRGKKQSSSCC